The genomic interval TTAgcctttgaattttgattgaccggatttagattttatttgtaaattatttaaaaataaattaaatgactataaatgaatttTGATTGACCAAATATAAGTCTTTAAGATTTAATTAGCCAAATATggatgttttatttttaaattatcttaaCTTATTAGAAATAAGTTGGATAACTTAGTGAATTTGATGACCAAAATGAgtttttgatatttaattCATCAAATCCTGTGTATTTAtcttaaattaatcaaaaaactaattatataattgaattaaataatatcATTACATCCATGTGACGCTCCaaaatttggtttttttttttctaaatatttaattgacTAATTTTCGAAAAACATGTGATCCTTTGTAATTAGATGAAGTTTTTCTTCTACAAAATTATCATCCAGctaaaatttgaagtttaattctctttaaaattttagctGCTTTTCTAATCAAAGGGACGAGTTTAATTAGATCACTTGAGAGTACTAAGATGTCTTCATTATTTCCATCAAAACCACCCGTGAGCCAACAATCTGCATAATATATATTCGTTTCTTGAGTTTCTTCTCTTCAAGCAAACCACCCGGATTAAACacttttataaaacaaaaacaaaaacaaaacaaaacccaTTTTCTCACATTATGAATAAATTATTGCCAATCGCATTTTTGGGCAGACATGAGGCTCTTCGTTAACCAAATTGCTGTTTCTCTTGATGAGACAACTTCTTCCCCAAATGGTCGTAGCACACCAGCAAGCTCATCAAGTTTGTCTTGCTTAAGAAGCCGGGCACATAGCTCAAGCAGCGACTCCAGAGCATCCGCCCTTTGCTGACTTGGATTCTCCCACACACTCCTAATCTCATCACCACTTAAGGCTGTAAGTCTACTCAGCAACGACACATCACTTGGTGATAGGTTAATCGGTCGGGCACCCTCTTTTTCTGTTTGAAAGGAGCAAGTATTATTGTCTGATGTTGCCCCTGCTTCATTTTTACATGGAAGCACACCATTACTTTCTGATGACAAGTAGCTCGTGTCGGCACCTTCTGTTTTTGCTTTAGGACTACTTGTTTTATTCGAAGAGCATCTTCGTTCTACATCAGTTTCATAAACAGTAGATGAAGAACTTCCATCATCAGGGAACCCATTTTTATCATCACAGCTTATACTGGAGACTGTCAGTTTACTGGAATCCCCTGATCTACCAAGAATCTGCATGTCAAGAACCTCTTTTGCTGCTTCTTCGAGAACCTGCATGTCACAAAAAGTCTCCTCTTTTCTGCTTACAGACTTGATATCAGCTTCTGGCAAGTTTTGAGTGTGCTCAGAAGTGggttcttctttttcatcatgCTGAGAATTGAATGCCGTCTCTGAGGGTGACTGCACGTCAGCATCCTTTTGAGGAATTAAGTTATAGTGAGCCTGTTTGTCTCCATTGCTAACACTCACTTCAGAATCAGTGGACATGTCTTTGGAATCACTGATAGAGTTGGATATTTCGACAGTGCAGCTAGTAGGATCAACCCTCTTAGTGACAAGGTTGTCTTCTGTACTAGCTGTGGATGTTGGCTTCTCACAACTAGGAGAACTGCTTAGTTGTACATCAGCAAAGCTCTGCAATGCATGTATATTTCCTTGCCCATTTGATACCCCAGCATGTTGAACCCCCCTGTCCTTTCCACTGCCAGGTTTGCTGGACAATGATTTCCTAGGTGTCATCTCCTTTGGGCTGTTTGTGGGCTTTATTGGAAGATAAACGGAAGATGGGTTTCTGCAACGAAGGAGATAAGGCTGCAAATGTGGGTGCCTTAAGAGTTCAGCAGCCTAAGATATTCGAATGCTCTGGGATCAGTATGGATAGTAGTGTTTAAAACTAGAAAGCTAAATAAGGGGTCACTTGAACTCACAGTTGGTCTGTGCTCTGGGTTCTTCCTTAGCATACTCTTGATAATCTGTTTCCTGAAACATGtagtcatttcattttttactaacataagattttttgaaaagaaatgaaataacaTTAATTACTGATGTTAAGCAAACACGTCCTAGATTGATTATATGGATAAAATTGGTCATCAAGAAACAACTGATATTTGGAATCAGTTGGAAGAAGATGCTTACAGTGTGGAGGAATATAGAATTGGGAGAGGAGAAATGGAGGATCTGTTGATTTTGCTAATAAGTCCAGCCATATCCTGTTGAGTTGTCAATGATTTAGTTCGCTAAAGAATCTAATAGCAATGCAAATTACAGACAACTTGCTGATAGTTAAATGATACTGAGGCATTGTACGTATTGCTTGTATTAAAAAACTCACAGGAGCTCTAAATGCTGGTTGATGTGCAGCAATCTCAAACATACAGCAGCCTggaataataaatttatgtcAGTCCTAGTTAAAGGTATGAACAGATTTAGGTATCTTGAAATCATGCTTTGAATGTCTTACCAAGTGACCATATATCAGACTTATAGCCATAAGGTATATCTGCCAGGAGCTCAGGACACATATAGTTGGGTGTGCCAACAACCTATTGAGAATATGCAGAGCATAGAAAAGAATTGGAGTGAAACCCCAAAaactagttttgaaaaattctATAACCAAAGGTACTAAGCCATTACTCTAATCAGAAATAAATTAGAAGTGCTTGCAACTGAAAGCTTGCTGCACTGAAGGAGATCTAAGACAGCCTAAGTTTCAGGAGTCAACGGtcttttaaggaaaatattctaagaaaatttcataaaatggGAAAAGATCAACACAAGTCCATACCGAGGAAGCAAGGTCTTCGGTGTTAAGTAATTTTGCAAGTCCAAAGTCACCTGTACAGTCCATACAACACATACATATCTTAGAAGACATCAAAAAGGAGGCCAAACCTGACAAAGAACAGGAGTAATTTTACAGTAATCCTTTTGCCTACATACCAAGCCTGATGTCATTGTCCTTCGTAAGGAATATGTTGGAACACTGAGATTAAATAAAAGTTAGTATAGCATTATCATTTATGAGCTTTTCTTCACTATAGGGATGAATATAGAAGAAGTACCTTCAGATCCCTATGAAGAACACGATTAGAGTGCAAGTAGTCCACAGCCAACAACAATTGAGTCATCCATTTGCAGATTTTCTAgggagccaaaaaaaaaaaacaaataagaggGTTAATACCATCTCTATCAGGTGCATATAAGTAGTTCAACTGCAGTAGTATTGCATTACCTCCTCAGGAAAGTGCATACCTCTGGCCTTCTTAATAAGCTCAGCCCTgattcaacaaaaattttaagtgcCCCAATTAGTCATTTATAAGCATCAGATGCATttgca from Theobroma cacao cultivar B97-61/B2 chromosome 5, Criollo_cocoa_genome_V2, whole genome shotgun sequence carries:
- the LOC18599034 gene encoding serine/threonine-protein kinase Nek6 isoform X1; this encodes MESDNGDVKSKMEDYEVIEQIGRGAFGAAFLVLHKLEKKKYVLKKIRLAKQTEKFKRTAHQEMELIAKLNNPYIVEYKDAWVDKGNSICIVTGYCEGGDMAELIKKARGMHFPEEKICKWMTQLLLAVDYLHSNRVLHRDLKCSNIFLTKDNDIRLGDFGLAKLLNTEDLASSVVGTPNYMCPELLADIPYGYKSDIWSLGCCMFEIAAHQPAFRAPDMAGLISKINRSSISPLPILYSSTLKQIIKSMLRKNPEHRPTAAELLRHPHLQPYLLRCRNPSSVYLPIKPTNSPKEMTPRKSLSSKPGSGKDRGVQHAGVSNGQGNIHALQSFADVQLSSSPSCEKPTSTASTEDNLVTKRVDPTSCTVEISNSISDSKDMSTDSEVSVSNGDKQAHYNLIPQKDADVQSPSETAFNSQHDEKEEPTSEHTQNLPEADIKSVSRKEETFCDMQVLEEAAKEVLDMQILGRSGDSSKLTVSSISCDDKNGFPDDGSSSSTVYETDVERRCSSNKTSSPKAKTEGADTSYLSSESNGVLPCKNEAGATSDNNTCSFQTEKEGARPINLSPSDVSLLSRLTALSGDEIRSVWENPSQQRADALESLLELCARLLKQDKLDELAGVLRPFGEEVVSSRETAIWLTKSLMSAQKCDWQ
- the LOC18599034 gene encoding serine/threonine-protein kinase Nek6 isoform X2, which codes for MELIAKLNNPYIVEYKDAWVDKGNSICIVTGYCEGGDMAELIKKARGMHFPEEKICKWMTQLLLAVDYLHSNRVLHRDLKCSNIFLTKDNDIRLGDFGLAKLLNTEDLASSVVGTPNYMCPELLADIPYGYKSDIWSLGCCMFEIAAHQPAFRAPDMAGLISKINRSSISPLPILYSSTLKQIIKSMLRKNPEHRPTAAELLRHPHLQPYLLRCRNPSSVYLPIKPTNSPKEMTPRKSLSSKPGSGKDRGVQHAGVSNGQGNIHALQSFADVQLSSSPSCEKPTSTASTEDNLVTKRVDPTSCTVEISNSISDSKDMSTDSEVSVSNGDKQAHYNLIPQKDADVQSPSETAFNSQHDEKEEPTSEHTQNLPEADIKSVSRKEETFCDMQVLEEAAKEVLDMQILGRSGDSSKLTVSSISCDDKNGFPDDGSSSSTVYETDVERRCSSNKTSSPKAKTEGADTSYLSSESNGVLPCKNEAGATSDNNTCSFQTEKEGARPINLSPSDVSLLSRLTALSGDEIRSVWENPSQQRADALESLLELCARLLKQDKLDELAGVLRPFGEEVVSSRETAIWLTKSLMSAQKCDWQ